The segment CAGGACTCCCTCTTTAGGCTTCTATTTTATCAACCAGGGTAATCTCCTACTTCTCTGTTCCCTGAGTAGGACTGTTAAAAATCTTAACTGGTTTTTCTGCTGAGACCAGGGCTCCTTCAGGTGCCATTATGCTGAGGTACCTGCACATCCTAGGGTGTCTGAGTGTGTACATAACTGATAGCAGTGGTTTCCTTGGCAGAATGCTTGCTGTGCTGTGTATGGACAGAAGGAACTGAAGGACTTCCTCCCCAGCCTTTGGGCTTCTATCCGCAGAGAGGTGAGTGTCACTCAGATAAACTCACTACTGTTAACTCTCAATTGTCAGGCATGAGGGGAAATAATACATCCTGTCCTTTTCCCTCTGTCATCCCCAGGGCCAAGGTATAATGCCTGGTTATTCAGGAGGCAAGTAGGGGGACATAATTCTAGTTGAATGACAAGAAAGAGAGTCCCTGTGTGATGGTCAGCTGCTTGGTAAGAGCAGCTGATCACCTTTGCACATTACCCACTTCTTGTCCTTCTGTGGCAAGGAGTGCAGGTCATGGTGCCTCTGGCACCATGGTGAGTAGAAAGGTGAGCAGAGCCACTGCTCAGAGttggctttctgtttctcagaAAGTATGTGTCTCTGTCCTGAGTGTGACTAAGGACTTGATAAGAACACACCAGTTGAGAAAACACTCAGTTGGGGTGttaatttccatttctgtgtCCTAGAGGTTCTCACTCCCCTCTCCAACAAGGAAATAGGCAGTGGATTGGTGGGGTCTCATCTGGTGCAGGCTCACCTCAGTAGCCATGGGATCCCTCCCTGACAGGTGTTCCAGACGGCAAGTGAGCGGGTGGAAGCAGAGGGCCTGGCGGCCCTCCACTCCCTGACTGCATGTTTGTCTCGCTCTGTGCTGAGGGCTGATGCTGAGGACCTCCTTGACTCCTTCCTTAGCAACATTCTACAGGGTAATGGGGCCGTGGCAGCCAGGAAGGGGAGTGAGCACAATAGAAATGACATTCCTTgcatgggtgcggtggctcacgcctgcaatccctgcactttaggaggccaaggcgggtggatcgcctgaggtcagaagttaaagaccagcctggccaacatggtgaaacctcgtctctaccaaaaatacaaaaattagccgggtgtggtggtggatgcctgtaatcccagctactttggaggctgaggcaggagaatcgcttgaaaaggcagaggttgcagtgagctgagattgcgccactgcactccagcctgggcaacgagagcaaaactccatctctaaaaaaagaacaaatggcaTTCCTTAAGGGCTAGTGACCTTTATTGTTTAGCCCCAACATATTTGGTGATTTGGGGGTGATAGCCCTACTTTGAATTGAAAACAATTTGAGTGTTAACTGCTTGCAAACTGTCATGGGTCTCAGTCTCCAACCTCTGTGGACTGTAGGGGAGTCAGGCACCATTTGGCCTCCTCCCCAGCTCTGTGATGTGCTGCTTCTCTAGACTGCAGGCACCACCTGTGTGAACCGGACATGAAACTGGTGTGGCCTAGTGCCAAGCTCTTGCAGGCAGCTGCAGGTGCATCTGCCCGGGCCTGTGACTCTATCACTAGCAATGTACTGCCTTTACTGCTGGAACAGTTCTACAAGCACAGTCAGGTAAGGGAGCAGAATCTTTGGGGGAAATGATGGGACCTGTGTGCTAGGTTCCCTTTCTCAGAGAGTGAGCTAAGTTTTAGCTTGGGCCAACATAGTAGACCTTGGGTTTTGCTCCCattagctgctgctgctgcttccctTACTCACTTTTTCCCTGTCTCATACATAAAAGGAACATTCtcccaagacaggaggattgtttgaagccaggagttcgagatcagcctgggcaacaaagtgagatcccatctcttaaaaaaaaaaaaatttttttttattagccaaGCAGGACAtgctggttcatgcctgtaatcccagcactttaggaggctaaggcaggagaatcacttgaggctaggatttaaagaccagcttgggcaacaaggcaagaccacatctctacaaaaaaaaaaaaaaaaaaatttatattaccTGGATaaggtggcacgcatctgtagtcccagctactcaagaggctgaggcgagagaatcacttgaacctaggaggtcggggctgcagtgagctataatcatgctactgtattccagcctggctgTGGCAtagcaaaacccccatctcttggaagaaagaaaggattcTCCCTACATCCAGAGTAGCAGGATTGAAatcctttaaaatattctttgacTCCAGTACCCCTTGAAACATTACAGAGCAGCCAGCGGCGGACAATCCTTGAAATGCTCCTGGGTTTCTTGAAGCTGCAGCAGAAATGGAGCTATGAAGACAAAGGTGAGGTTGCCTTCCATTGCAGTGCTCTGGGGACTGTTGAACACTGCAGCCTATATAAAGGATAGCAGGGCAAAGAGTGCTGTGGAAAAGTAGTCTAGAACAATGGTCCTATTTTGAGGTTGTGGCACAAGAGAACACTTAACAGATGAGATGGATGagatctgtttatttttctcagtgtGCTTCCTGGATACCCAATGGATTAAGCTCTTTAAATCTGCCCCAggaggcggggcatggtggctcacacctataatcccagcactttggtaggctaaggcaggcggaaaacttgaggtgaggagttcaagaccagcctggccaatatggtgaaaccctgtctctactaaaaatacaaaaattagccaggcctgttggcacatatctgtaattccagctactcgggaggctgaggcaggagaatagcttgaacctgggaggcagaggctgcagtaagcgtagattgcgccactgcactccagcctgggcaacagagacctcgtctcaaaaaaaaatctaccccAGGTTGGCTGTGTATCACAGCTTAGTCAGGGCTATGGAATGTAGTGGCTTCCTTCTAACCTGGCCTCTGTCTGTCCCTAGATCAAAGGCCTCTGAATGGCTTCAAGGACCAGCTGTGCTCACTGGTATTCATGGCCCTAACAGACCCCAGCACCCAGCTTCAGCTTGTTGGCATCCATACACTCACAGTCTTGGGTGCCCAGCCAGGTACATCTtaagggaaagaagaggaaaatattgGTCCTTTTCTTGTAAGGCTGCCTTGGTGAAAAGCAGCCTTACTGTCCTCTTCTCACTGCAACTCTGGATGATTTGGGATTTGTAATAAGAGCTTGGAAGGGTTGTGATGGCTGCAGGGGAAGAAGATGAGATTCATGTTCCCTTCTAACTACAGATCTCCTATCTTCTGAGGACTTGGAGCTGGCAGTGGGTCACCTATACAGACTGAGCTTCCTGAAGGAGGATTCCCAGAGTTGGTGAGAGTTTAAAGCAGTGAGATATAGAGCAAGCTGTTCCCTGCCTCTGTACTGGCAGCAACAGATCAAGCTAGGACCAGGGCTCTGTGCTTCTGACCCTTGGCTCTCCTTAGGGGAGGTGAGCTCTGTGTTAGGCTCTGGCTGCTAACCAGTTGGAGAGATGTAGGACTGCTCTCTTCTTAGGCTTTAAGAAGCCCTGTCCAACTCAGTGGTGTAGGTACTTGAGTTCTGCTCTTTAGCAAGGAGGCGTTGGGAGCTCACACTCCTGAATCTGCCTAATATCAGACCTAGGCAAGATAGCTGTGAGCCCAGGCTCAGCCAGTGCTTATCTGCTCTGCGCCTCCAGCAGGGTGGCAGCACTGGAAGCATCAGGAACCCTGGCTGCTCTCTACCCTGTGGCCTTCAGCAGCCACCTCGTACCCAAGCTCGCTGAAGAGCTGCGTGTAGGTATGTGTCTTTAATCCTCTGTGGCCCATCCCTTCCCAGCAAGGCTTTGGGGCCTTCGTGCTTGCTATCACACAGTGAACCTTCGTCTCATGGGTTGCTTTCAGGGGAGTCAAATTTGACTAAAGGAGATGAGCCCACCCAATGCTCCCGGCATCTGTGCTGTCTGCAAGCCTTGTCAGCTGTATCAACACATCCCAGCATCGTCAAGGAGACACTGCCTCTGCTGCTGCAGCATCTCTGGCAGGTGAACAGAGGTAACTACTAGGAATAACCACCAAGGGACTGGGCTGAATGGGGAGCTGTAGTCTCTAAGGCAGTGGTTCGAGCTGTAGCTATACATAAGAGTAACAGAATcaactcttttaaaagaaaaaaaaaatactgacgcCTGCGTCCAACTGAATCGGTCTCTGAGGAGGGATGGGACTTGGGCAACAGTACTATTAAGAGTACCCAGCCAGAGCCactgcttatgcctgtaatctcagcactttgggaggccgaggccagcagatcacttgaggtcaggaatttgagaccaactcagccaacatggagaaacccgtctctactaaaaatacaaaaaattagctgggcatggtggcatgcacctgtaatcccagctactggggaggctgaggcaggagaatctcttgaacccacgaggcggaggttgcagtgagctgagattgcaccactgcactccagcctgggcgatagagtgaaactatctcaaaagaaaaaaagagttgggcgcagtggctcacgcctataatcccagcactttgggaggctgaggtgggtggatcacaaggtcaggagttcgagaccagcctggccaacatggtgcaatcccgtctctactaaaaattatctgggtgtggtggcaggggcctgtaatcccagctactcgggaggctgaggcaagataatcgtttgaacctgggaggcggaggttgcagtgagccaagatcgtgccattgcactcaagcctgggcattgcactcaagcctgggcaaacagggtaagactccatctcaaaaaaaaaaaaagtgcctggctgggtgtggtggctcacgcctgtaatcccagcactttgggaggccaaggctgatggatcacttgagctcaagagtttgagacctgacCAGCCggtgcaacatggcgaaaccgcatctctacaaaaaatacaaaaattagccagaagcagtggcatgcacctgtagtcccagctacttgggaggctaaggcaggagaatcactttgagcccgggaggcagaggatggagcaagccgagatcactccattgcactccagcctgacctgggcaacaggaatgaagccctgtctccaaaaaaaaaaaagagtacctaGGTAATTTTCATGTGGGGTCAGAATTGAGAGGCGTTACCCTAAGGCCGTGGTGCTCAAAAGATGGTCTGTTAACCAGCAGCATGGGCGtcatctgggagcttgttagaagtgcagaatctcaggccctcactgatcagaatctgcattttgacaGTGTCCCCTGGTAACTTGTAGACCATTGAGTTTAAGCACTGCTCCAATGCAAAAGTGACAGCAGCCTGCCCTGTGGGTAGATTCAGGCCTACTGTGGTTGATCCAGCAGCTGTTACATAGTAGAATGAATACTAGACTTGGATTATAACTTGGGCTTGATTCCTGACTTTGCACTGTGACCCTGGAAAAGCCACtgatcatttatttcattgtgcCTCCATGTCCTTCTCTATAGAGTGAGGGAAATGATACTTCTAAGGTTGTTATGAAAAATAAGGAGAGAATATATACAAGTGCCTCTGCTGCagagcctgggacagagcaagtCTCAACGATGAAGTCTGAATAGATCAGAAAGAACAGCCAGGAGAATAAAGTGACTCAGCTTTTTAATAAGGCACTCTTGGTCTCTTCAGTCACTCATCTTTGTTCCTCTCATCTGCGGTGTATTGGAAACACCTGAAAGTGCTTTTAAGCAAACCTTACAGAGAACACTTTCTCATCAACAGGGAATATGGTTGCACAATCCAGTGACGTTATTGCTGTCTGTCAGAGCCTCAAACAGATGGCAGAAAAATGTCAGCAGGACCCCGAGAGCTGCTGGTATTTCCACCAGACAGCTATACCTTGCCTGCTTGCCTTGGCTGTGCAGGCCTCTATGCCAGGTAACTTTCCACCTCTCCTTCCTGGCCTTTGGGAACTCTACCCTCTGCTGGTGTTGAACAGCACCACCCTCTGGGTATTGGTGGTACTGTGTTTTGTACTATCAGGTTTATTTTGAATCCTTTGTCCTCAGAGTGAGATTTCACTTCATAGCAAAGGGTGCCACCCTGACCAATGGCAGGAACCAAAATCCACTAGTGTTAGCAACATTCAAAAGAATGCACACCTTTTCTCCTTGAAGTGCTATGTGATTAGTTTACTTAGAATTGGACTCTGGAGTCAAGCCCACCTGGTTGGGTTTTATCCTCAACTCTACCACTTGCTAACTTAGGTGAAGATATTCAGCCTttccaagcttcagtttcctcacttgtaagaTGGAGATAAAGAGTACCGTCTAGGCTGGCgccatggttcacacctgtaatcccagcacttcaggaggccaagatgggaggatcacttgagtccaggagtttgagaccagcctcggcaacacaggGGACCTGTTTCTACAAATAGTCagacatagtggtgcacacctatagtcccagctgctcaagaggctgaggtgggaggatcacctgagcccaggagttcaaggctgcagtgaggcatgattgtgcctctgcactggagcctgggtgagagagcgagatcctgttcctgtctcaaaaaaaaaaaaaaaaaaaaaaaaaaaaaaaaattactgtttcaCAGGGTAGttggtaaggattaaataagatagcaTATAGTACCTGCCACACAGGAAGTACTCAGTGTATGACAGTTGCTATAAATAATGACCCATGAAGATAAatccatgtttttaattttttcagagaccaacaatactatttttttttccttgcatctCCATGGACACCAGGGACaacatttctatttcttatgTTAAGAATGTTCATCTTAGCTATCCCTCTTTCCCACTGTTGGCCTAGTCTAAGCACGGTGCAGAGTTCTCAAGAGCGCTCTATGGCCCAAGGTCAGACCACTCCTGTTTCTGATGCCCTGCTGATTCTCAGGACTACAGCACTACCAGAGGCCAGATTAAGAACTGCTGTCATGGCTAGAGTCAAGCCCCAGAGTCAGTGATGCTGACAGAACCCAATCATTCATTTCTTGAACCCGTCATGGTCTTGtgattgtgtgcatgtgtgtgtgttttgcagaGAAGGAGCCCTCAGTTCTGAGAAAAGTACTGTTGGAGGATGAGGTGTTGGCTGCCATGGTGTCTGTCATTGGCACTGCTACGACCCACCTGAGCCCTGAGTAAGTGTAATCATGGatatggcttgaacccagggagaaGGATAGCATTCTTGGGAAGAAGCAACAAGTAGCTGCCTTGTCAGCTGTCCTTTTACCTATATGTAAATGTGGGTGCAGTTAATTGTCTTGTAAGTTTTGTTGACAAAACAAAAGGAAGGGGCTCTTAACACCATGGACTATGAGGGTGGGAAGCCATgggccagtggttcttagctgcAGATGTGCTTAAGAATTACCTatagagcattttaaaatataccttgACTTCCCAGATGGGAACCTGAATGGAAATGATtactggcacatagtatgtgccAAATTAATATTTGTTCAATGCATGAATGATCAGGGCACGTCCCATTGAAGTGGTGATCCTAATTCGAACCCCAGGTTGAAAAGCACGTCTGTGGAGGAGAGGGCTGCTTTAGAATCCTAGCTCCTTGGTCATACCTAGTACTCTGCTCCCAGGTTAGCTGCCCAGAGCGTCACATACATTGTGCCCCTCTTCTTGGATGGCAACGTCTCCTTTCTGCCTGAAAACAGCTTCCCGAGCAGATTCCAGCCATTCCAGGTAACAGTCTTAGAACTTACATCCTTcaagctggtttttttttttagggctaATCTGGAATGGGTAGAGGGGCAGACAAGCCTATTGCTGGCAGGCTCGATTGGGCTCTCCTTCCTTTATAGGATGGCTCCTCAGGGCAGAGGCGGCTGATTGCACTGCTTATGGCCTTTGTCTGCTCCCTGCCTCGAAATGTAAGTGAGCACACTTGGGAAGTACTGTTATTTAACCTTGACAAGGTAACTCTGGGCTGAAATTTGCCACAGGCTAAGCTGATGTTTTACTTCCCCCACCAGAGAAGTTAGTTCTCATCTGTCCCGGTCCCTGCTGCCACTATGTACTGGTTCTCTTGGAGTTCAAGTGTTCTCTGGGTCCATTACATGGCCAGGTTTTCTGTAGGTGGAAATCCCTCAGCTGAACCAACTCATGCGGGAGCTTTTGGAACTGAGCTGCTGCCACAGCTGCCCCTTTTCTTCTACCGCTGCTGCCAAGTGCTTTGCAGGACTCCTCAACAAGCACCCTGCAGGTACTGAGATCAGACTGTGTAAGGAGCCTCCCAGAATCAACTACCCATGAAATCTTATAGCTCAGTactcattctctttttaaaaggagCTTGCTAATAACATTAATAGGGCTTCAACTGCTGAAGCACTGTCCTGGGACTGCCTGTGGGAAAAGCGTCAAGACCGCATTTGGGCAGAGCTTTATAGTACCTAAGAAGAGAAGGGAGCACAAAGAGTCTAGTTCTGCCGTCCTACTTACTCCCTACAGTGGGGCTAGTGTGGATAATTCTTTATTGGAAGTAGATGACTCTCTCTTTTCAAATGGCAGCACCTCTATATTATGAGAATACCAGGCTCTTATGCAGGTGTCCAATCATTTTGTCTGCAGGCAAAAATGATATTTTCCCTTTCTAACAGCTTCTCAGGGAGCTCTGCACTTAAGTGATTTGCATCCTTCATTGTTAAAGGGAAAATGTGTAGCCTTTATGTCAGCATTTCCTCTCTGCTTTTTAGGGCAGCAGCTGGATGAATTCCTACAGCTGGCTGTGGACAAAGTGGAGGCTGGCCTGGGCTCTGGGCCCTGTCGTAGTCAGGCCTTCACTCTTCTTCTCTGGGTAAGGAGCTGGAGTGGAGTCTGGTTAGCCAGAGAGGCAATTATGTctggttaaataaaatgtccCTGTTTGACCCTAAACCATAAACATCTATGTCTCGGGGTTCTCGGGTTTGAGTGTCATTCCCCAATTGTTCTCTCTGTCTCCAATTACAGGTAACAAAGGCCCTAGTGCTCAGATACCATCCTCTCAGCTCCTGCCTTACAGCCCGGGTACGTCCTTTCTGGAGACAGGAGAACCCAGGACCCAAACAAACTTTCTTGTTGCTCCTATTCCTCCCAAGGACTTCCATCCTCctctgtgtgttttttgttttgttttgttttggagagagggtctcactctgttgcccaggctggagtacagtggtgcagtcacagctcactccagcctcaacctccgtaggctcaagtgatcctcccacttcagcctcgcaagtagctgggactacaggggcaccccacgacacccagctaatttttgtattttctgtaagaactgggtttggccatgttgcccagactcctaggctcaagcagtccacctgccttggcctcccaaagtgctaggattacaggcatgagccaccacacccagccccatcctCATCTTTGGCACTTAAGATTCTTCTTCCCTGATGTACCTCAAAGGCTCTTTTTTCTCCAGCTCATGGGCCTCCTGAGTGACCCAGAATTAGGTCCAGCAGCAGCTGATGGCTTCTCTCTGCTCATGTCTGACTGCACTGATGTGTTGACTCGTGCTGGCCATGCTGAAGTGCGGATCATGTTCCGCCAGCGGTTCTTCACAGATAATGTGCCTGCTTTGGTCCAGGGCTTCCATGCTGCTCCCCAAGGTGAGGAGTCTGAAAGAAAGTCCCCACATATACACGCCTCTCCTTTGCTTGGTCACATTCCCTAAGATAATTTAGGACTCGCTTGCTTCTTTAGAGCTATATTGTGGTCTGTGCCTAGAAGACTAAACTTCTAGATTCTTGTTCCACTTCTTCCTTTGATGGGCGTATCTTGCTTATTCTGAGCGTGAAGGGCTTTTTCACCCCTTTGTAGGGTGATGTCTCAGCCTTATCACAGATTGGAATTGAATTCTCAAGCTATATATCTAAGTCCAATTTCTCCCCTAAGCCTTTCCATTTTTTACAGATGTGAAGCCAAACTACTTGAAGGGTCTTTCTCATGTACTTAACAGGCTGCCCAAGCCTGTGCTCTTGCCAGAGCTGCCCACGGTAAGTCCTGCAGGCAGAGCTTCTAAGCAAAGGACAAAGCTATTCTTCCCCAGATGGGGCTAGAAAGGGGAGGGGACAAGAACAAGGATCTTCATGATGTGGCCATCCCCCACCTTGCCCATTGCCCCTTAGCTTCTTTCCTTGCTGCTGGAGGCCCTGTCCTGCCCTGACTGTGTGGTACAGCTCTCCACCCTCAGCTGCCTTCAGCCTCTTCTACTGGAAGCACCCCAAGTCATGAGTCTTCACGTGGACACCCTCGTCACCAAGTTTCTGAACCTCAGCTCTAGCCCTTCCATGGTGCGTTGAGCCCCAGCAACTCTTAGGCACCAGCATCTCTCCCTGGGCATGCTCTCACCTCCTTGTGGTTGTGTTCCAGGCTGTCCGGATCGCTGCACTGCAGTGTATGCATGCTCTCACTCGCCTCCCCACCCCTGTGGTAAGTACCTCAGGTGTCCTTCCCTGGCCTGGGAATGTCTCAAGAGACACATAAGTACCTTTTTGCCTTAGTCAGGTGGGCTTGGCCACCCTGCTGTGTAATTGAGATCTTAATTACAAGGTACAGATCTTGTAATTCTGGGCCCAAGGACTCTTTTCCTTGGGCCCAGAAGGCAACAGAATGGCCATCCTGCCACTTAACATCCCTTGGAATCACTAGAGATGTTTTGCTTTTCTCAGAATATTGGTTGTACAGAATCAAAAAAGCGGTACTTTCAGTTGCCTTGGATGAGCAAGGTTCATTATATACTCTGACTCCACAGCTGCTGCCGTACAAACCACAGGTGATCCGGGCCTTAGCCAAACCCCTGGATGACAAGAAGAGACTGGTGCGCAAGGAAGCAGTGTCAGCCAGGGGGGAGTGGTGAGTTTCTAGGTCGTGGGGAGAGATGGGACCAAGATGAGCCTCACCACTAATGCTGCCAACTTTCTTTTTGCCTACAGGTTTCTGTTGGGGAGCCCTGGCAGCTGAGCCCTCAGTCCTGGCCTAGACTGTTCTGACAATCTAACCTGGAATTACTAACTATCGAGCCATCTTCCCCAAAGCAGGGAAACCACTGGCCTCTGACTGCCTTTCCCACAG is part of the Symphalangus syndactylus isolate Jambi chromosome 2, NHGRI_mSymSyn1-v2.1_pri, whole genome shotgun sequence genome and harbors:
- the MMS19 gene encoding MMS19 nucleotide excision repair protein homolog isoform X2, which codes for MRGKAVSCHRPYPLPWSLVRVMATAAAVEAAAPMGALWGLVHDFVMGQQEGPADQVAADVKSGNYTVLQVVEALGSSLENPEPRTRARGIQLLSQVLFHCHTLLLEKEVVHLILFYENRLKDHHLVIPSVLQGLKALSLCVALPPGLAVSVLKAIFQEVHVQSLPQVDRHTVYDIITNFMRTREEELKSLGADFTFGFIQVMDGEKDPRNLLVAFRIVHDLISRDYSLGPFVEELFEVTSCYFPIDFTPPPNDPHGIQREDLILSLRAVLASTPRFAEFLLPLLIEKVDSEVLSAKLDSLQTLNACCAVYGQKELKDFLPSLWASIRREVFQTASERVEAEGLAALHSLTACLSRSVLRADAEDLLDSFLSNILQDCRHHLCEPDMKLVWPSAKLLQAAAGASARACDSITSNVLPLLLEQFYKHSQSSQRRTILEMLLGFLKLQQKWSYEDKDQRPLNGFKDQLCSLVFMALTDPSTQLQLVGIHTLTVLGAQPDLLSSEDLELAVGHLYRLSFLKEDSQSCRVAALEASGTLAALYPVAFSSHLVPKLAEELRVGESNLTKGDEPTQCSRHLCCLQALSAVSTHPSIVKETLPLLLQHLWQVNRGNMVAQSSDVIAVCQSLKQMAEKCQQDPESCWYFHQTAIPCLLALAVQASMPEKEPSVLRKVLLEDEVLAAMVSVIGTATTHLSPELAAQSVTYIVPLFLDGNVSFLPENSFPSRFQPFQDGSSGQRRLIALLMAFVCSLPRNVEIPQLNQLMRELLELSCCHSCPFSSTAAAKCFAGLLNKHPAGQQLDEFLQLAVDKVEAGLGSGPCRSQAFTLLLWVTKALVLRYHPLSSCLTARLMGLLSDPELGPAAADGFSLLMSDCTDVLTRAGHAEVRIMFRQRFFTDNVPALVQGFHAAPQDVKPNYLKGLSHVLNRLPKPVLLPELPTLLSLLLEALSCPDCVVQLSTLSCLQPLLLEAPQVMSLHVDTLVTKFLNLSSSPSMAVRIAALQCMHALTRLPTPVLLPYKPQVIRALAKPLDDKKRLVRKEAVSARGEWFLLGSPGS
- the MMS19 gene encoding MMS19 nucleotide excision repair protein homolog isoform X1 is translated as MATAAAVEAAAPMGALWGLVHDFVMGQQEGPADQVAADVKSGNYTVLQVVEALGSSLENPEPRTRARGIQLLSQVLFHCHTLLLEKEGTGARRGKKEGRRKKLPCTETERGSKAKRGNSACHRYQLVVHLILFYENRLKDHHLVIPSVLQGLKALSLCVALPPGLAVSVLKAIFQEVHVQSLPQVDRHTVYDIITNFMRTREEELKSLGADFTFGFIQVMDGEKDPRNLLVAFRIVHDLISRDYSLGPFVEELFEVTSCYFPIDFTPPPNDPHGIQREDLILSLRAVLASTPRFAEFLLPLLIEKVDSEVLSAKLDSLQTLNACCAVYGQKELKDFLPSLWASIRREVFQTASERVEAEGLAALHSLTACLSRSVLRADAEDLLDSFLSNILQDCRHHLCEPDMKLVWPSAKLLQAAAGASARACDSITSNVLPLLLEQFYKHSQSSQRRTILEMLLGFLKLQQKWSYEDKDQRPLNGFKDQLCSLVFMALTDPSTQLQLVGIHTLTVLGAQPDLLSSEDLELAVGHLYRLSFLKEDSQSCRVAALEASGTLAALYPVAFSSHLVPKLAEELRVGESNLTKGDEPTQCSRHLCCLQALSAVSTHPSIVKETLPLLLQHLWQVNRGNMVAQSSDVIAVCQSLKQMAEKCQQDPESCWYFHQTAIPCLLALAVQASMPEKEPSVLRKVLLEDEVLAAMVSVIGTATTHLSPELAAQSVTYIVPLFLDGNVSFLPENSFPSRFQPFQDGSSGQRRLIALLMAFVCSLPRNVEIPQLNQLMRELLELSCCHSCPFSSTAAAKCFAGLLNKHPAGQQLDEFLQLAVDKVEAGLGSGPCRSQAFTLLLWVTKALVLRYHPLSSCLTARLMGLLSDPELGPAAADGFSLLMSDCTDVLTRAGHAEVRIMFRQRFFTDNVPALVQGFHAAPQDVKPNYLKGLSHVLNRLPKPVLLPELPTLLSLLLEALSCPDCVVQLSTLSCLQPLLLEAPQVMSLHVDTLVTKFLNLSSSPSMAVRIAALQCMHALTRLPTPVLLPYKPQVIRALAKPLDDKKRLVRKEAVSARGEWFLLGSPGS
- the MMS19 gene encoding MMS19 nucleotide excision repair protein homolog isoform X10; amino-acid sequence: MATAAAVEAAAPMGALWGLVHDFVMGQQEGPADQVAADVKSGNYTVLQVVEALGSSLENPEPRTRARGIQLLSQVLFHCHTLLLEKEVVHLILFYENRLKDHHLVIPSVLQGLKALSLCVALPPGLAVSVLKAIFQEVHVQSLPQVDRHTVYDIITNFMRTREEELKSLGADFTFGFIQVMDGEKDPRNLLVAFRIVHDLISRDYSLGPFVEELFEVTSCYFPIDFTPPPNDPHGIQREDLILSLRAVLASTPRFAEFLLPLLIEKVDSEVLSAKLDSLQTLNACCAVYGQKELKDFLPSLWASIRRESSQRRTILEMLLGFLKLQQKWSYEDKDQRPLNGFKDQLCSLVFMALTDPSTQLQLVGIHTLTVLGAQPDLLSSEDLELAVGHLYRLSFLKEDSQSCRVAALEASGTLAALYPVAFSSHLVPKLAEELRVGESNLTKGDEPTQCSRHLCCLQALSAVSTHPSIVKETLPLLLQHLWQVNRGNMVAQSSDVIAVCQSLKQMAEKCQQDPESCWYFHQTAIPCLLALAVQASMPEKEPSVLRKVLLEDEVLAAMVSVIGTATTHLSPELAAQSVTYIVPLFLDGNVSFLPENSFPSRFQPFQDGSSGQRRLIALLMAFVCSLPRNVEIPQLNQLMRELLELSCCHSCPFSSTAAAKCFAGLLNKHPAGQQLDEFLQLAVDKVEAGLGSGPCRSQAFTLLLWVTKALVLRYHPLSSCLTARLMGLLSDPELGPAAADGFSLLMSDCTDVLTRAGHAEVRIMFRQRFFTDNVPALVQGFHAAPQDVKPNYLKGLSHVLNRLPKPVLLPELPTLLSLLLEALSCPDCVVQLSTLSCLQPLLLEAPQVMSLHVDTLVTKFLNLSSSPSMAVRIAALQCMHALTRLPTPVLLPYKPQVIRALAKPLDDKKRLVRKEAVSARGEWFLLGSPGS